The uncultured Carboxylicivirga sp. genomic interval ACTGACAGGTAATAGCATCATTTGCATCAGATTTACTTTTGCAATGGCTAAATCACTTTTGGCTGTAATCAAATTTGATTTCTCGGTTGCCAATTGCGATTTTACCTGTAAATAATCCGATTTAGAAACTACGCCTGCGTTGTAACGTTCTTCGGCATATTGGGCTTGTTCCTGTGTAGCTTCCATTTGAAAACGGGCATTTTCAACATTTTCCTGATTAAAAATAACCTGCATAAACGCATTCAATACATTTAAAGAGATGGTTTCTTTAACGGCCTCAGAGTCGTAAACACCGGCTTCTAAATCGGTCTTGGCCTGCTCAACCAAGTTCTTCAACCTGCCACTGTTGAATAAAGTAACGTTCGAATTTAAACTGTAGTTGTTACTCTGCACATCGCGGTAATCGCTTTCCCAAGAGTTGGCATTGTCATTATTCGACCATGAAGCCGAGTAACTAACGGCAGCATTTAACGAAGGAAGTTTATTGGCTTTAGCCTGTTCAACATCCACTTCGTTTGATAAGTTATTAAGCAGAGTCTGCTGTACCTGTATGTTTTGCGATAATGCATGATTAATGCATTTTTCCAATGTCCAGGTATTGGTTGTTTCCGTTTGTTGAGCCATTATGCTGCTCAAACTTAAAAACAGGATGAGAAGTGTGTTAGCTATTTTCATATGATAGTTTTTATTTTTCGTTGTTTGATGATTGAATAGCTATTCATCTATCTATCAATCACACTTCGAAAGTAGATTCTATCATATAGAGAAGAAATTAAAATAGAAGAACCGGGTGTTTTTACCGACAAACAGGTGTTTTTTCAGAAGATGTTTTTATACAAATCTGATATGAATAGCAAACAATGCCAATCAGATTGGATCTCCGCTAAGCATAGTAGGCACCAAACAGCTCGGCGTAGATTGTATCTACGTTCCTGTTACGATAAAGTAGTCACAGACTACTTTTTGCAAACTTCGCCGGGCGAAAGATTCGCGAGGCAGCTATAGGGAAGTCTAAGACTTTGCTTAGCATGTGCAGCAATAATAAAGGATCCGATCTGAATAACGTTTATTGAAATTCAGATCGGATCCTTTTATTTAATTAACCTTGGCTATTTAATTTTCTTCTTCTGCCTTACTGGCTTTGCGTTTGGTAATGCGAGTACGGGCCTGTGTTTCCATATCGCTTACGCTTTCCATTATGGCATTTAGCAACTCGCCATAGGCCGTTTTATTTCCAAATTCGCTTTGATAGGCCCAACCCGGCAGCACTTTTTCAAGTAGATCAACTCCCTGCTTACCCAGTGCTGTGGCCGCCGTAATATCTTCCTGAGCTGATTCAACCTCGGCTTTTTGTACATATAAACCATCCATAACCATAACGGCATCTTTCCATGCATTGTACTGAGGTAACACATTCAGGTCGCCCAGTACTTGCTGGTTGGCTTCCAACGATAATTCGTTTATTAAACTTAACGATACAGCCAGTTGCTTTTTATTGCCCAGGCGGGTGAGCCTCCACCCATGTCGCCGTATTATTTCCTCTATGTTGCCTGCTTTCTCTTTAAGCGAGTCATCAAGTATGGAGTAGCCCTGCGCTTCCACCATCATCCTGAAACACAAAAAACCATTATCCTGCACCTCATCCTGATCGTTAATTTGCTTGCTAAATTCGCTGGTACGCGATATGTGTAAAGCCTGCTCCATCTTAACACGCAGTGCTTTTATACGCTCGTAAATATCGCTTAACTCAGGTAGGGCTTCCAGTCGGCTTTCGAGTAAATTCTCAGTTAGTTGTAATAGCAAAAAACGTTCGTGCAGACTAAAAATTGAAAAGGGAATTGTTTTCATAAAACAAAAATTTAGTTAAAAGAATATTTTAAAATACTTAATGAATTTAAGTATTAGAATTAACAATACAAAATACAATATATTATATAAGTATCATTAAATTGTGATGTAATAGTTGTAAATGGCAGCTAATACTGTGATTAGATGTGTTTCTTTTACGCATCAAGAGTTAGTAAAATATTTACATGATAATTGATATAGTTTTCAAATTAAACAACATATTTATGATACAAAAACATACAAAAGCTAAGAGTAAATGAGTATTCACGCAGAATAAAAGATAACTAACCATCGTGCATGCTGTCTTTTTTCATCTAAAAAAGATGCTTACTCCCGCTAAGCTTAATATGCACCAAGCGGGTTTGCTAGCTGCAGCAGGCAATTGCCTGTCGTTACGGTAAGTAGTCTGAGACTACTTTTTAGATGCGACGAAGTTGCAAACTTCACCGAGCAGGGTTCCACCTGTGGCTATTCTAACAATAATAGCCTCGTGCGGAGCGCGAGGTGACTATTTGACTAATAATACAACCCCGAAAGTGGGTTGAACTTTGCTATAAAACAATTTGAGCTATTGATTCGCATTAAAGAGCTATCATATATGTGTATAAATATATTTCATTTAGGCACGAAAGGTTAGTAAAACATTTACACGATAATTGATATAGTTTTCAAATTAAACAACATATTTATAATACAGAAACATACAAAAGCTAAGAGTAAATCAATATTCACGCAGAATAAAAGGTAACTAACCATGGTGCATGCTGTCTTTTTATATCTAAAAAAGATGCTTACTCCTGGCAATAATGCTTTTTTGCAACAGAAAACGGTTATTACCCTTGGCAACATTCTGTTTTTGTCAATAAATAGGGCACTATCCATTGGTTACACAGTAAAAAAGATAAAAAACAGAGTAGAACCCTTGGATATTATGCTTTTTAGTTACACGATAAGCAGTTTACCGAAAGCATTTGTAGTTTTTGTAATCATGCAAAGGATATAACCGGGAGTATAAATAGTAAAGCTCCTGGTCACACGAAAGATGAACGTGGCAGTATTGATTAATTTGCAATTACGTCGAACTTAAAAGTAGTTTATGGTAGTTGTGGGTTACTAAATTGATCAAAGGTGGTTGGCAAAATTGAGATGACAGTTCTGTATTCTAATATAATGATTTGTGTTTGTGCTTCGTAATACTAAAATATAACCCATAACCAGGTTTATTTCCTCTGATTACAGGTCATCCCAATTCAGTGCTAATTACTATTTAAATACACTTTTTCTAAACCAACTTTCGTTAAAGGTTAATCCTAATTTCACCGAGTGAAAATTCTCTTTTACCAAACCATTTTTTAGGCTTCCACCTTCTTTATATTCGTAGCCAACGTTAAGCAACGATGCATTTTTTAATGGGATGGTAAAACCTGCGGTTATTCCTTTTTCGTGGAGCTCAACATCTTTTATTGATAAATATTTATCGGCATAAAAAGCCCCAATTCGATATTGCATTCGGTTAAAAACAGATCGGTATCTATTCTTTTGTGGACTCCATTGTATACCACCATTAAACTGTTGAGTGTCGCGTGTTTTACTGGTTGTATTTATCAGGTTAATATTCGACCAGTTTCCGGCATGATAGTCAAAAGCAAAAAGCCAGTTTTCATCATGCTGTAATGCTATGCCGGCTCCGTAAGTTGTGGGTAAAAACAAGTTATCAACATTGGTTTTGTCTGAGTAGTATTCGGCATCTCCATCGGTGTATACACGTTGTTTAAACCATGTAGTTAAACTGGTTTCGTTACTAAAGTTAGCTCCAAAACTCAGTTTATATTTGTGGATGGGTATAAAATATTGAAATCCATATTCAAGGTTAAAATTATTAACATGGTAAGAGTGTTCATTGTAAATCGTTTGTCCTGTTATGGCAGGATATTCCGATGTTTCAATTACATCAATGTTTCCCCAAAGTAAAGAACCTTTTAAACCCAACGAAAAATTACGAAATACTTCAATACCATTCGACCAGGCCAGTTCAATTACCCCACCTTCGCCAGAATAGGTTACCGGATAGGTTGATGTAGTTCCAATTAAATATTTTTCCGACTGAATTTTATACCCAACATTAGAGTAGGGTGAAAGAGAAATGCCCATTCCCCAGCGTGGATTTACTTTAAAAGCCATTGAAATACCATTAATGTTGGTGTTAAAATTGGTTTGCTGCTCGCTCGAAGTTTCAAAAGTACTAAAGGTTCCTTTGGCCTGAATGTTAAATAACATGGTAAGGCTATCGAGCTTGCTAAGAGATGCCGGATTAACCGTGTTGATATAGTTGGTAGCTGGCAAAGCTAACCCTGTATGCCCCATACCCATGTTAATAACATCACCTTTGTACTCAATGTTACCAATGCCATACATCGAGTATGGCGATGCAGTGTTGTTCTGAGCCAACGAAGTCAGGGATATCAGACTAATACATATAGTAGCAAAAGTTAGTCTATTCTTGAATGTCATAGTAGTAATAGTAAATTCTTAATTCAGATTTGTAATTAGGGTTGTAATAACCACCCATTACCATGTAATCGAGTTGAGTACCTGCGTTTGAGTCGGTAAATGAAATGGCCAATCCCTGATCGGGATCTATAATGGTTTCTTCAATTCTTTCATTTAAATAGCTGGTGATATCAAAAGAGTAGTAGGTGTTTTTGTTGTACAAATAATCCTTTATCAATGTAGGGGTAAGTGTTTCGCCGCTCGAGTTGTATAAGTAATCGCCAATGTTATTAATCTTATCAATTTCGTTGATGTATATGGTAGATGGTAATTCGGAGTATTTCATATAATCCATTACCGGACGAAGAATTAAATTAGCTTTTACAATTCGTCCCTGCTCTTTTATTTCGAGTAAATTATTTAAGTAAGGAAAATCAATACGTATGCGATAACCATTTCCATTTTGGATAAGGCATTGGTTGTTGGTTTGGTTTTCGGGTAGTTTAATACTAGAGCTGGTTAGTTGATCCCAGGGATCTAATAAATTACTTTCTTCAATTTGTGTAAACTGATAAGTCGATGATTCCAAACTAAAATCGGTGGTGTACTTTTCTTTTTCAAGATTGGTAAGGTGTGAGTATAATCGTAGTTTACAAGTATCGGATGTGGTATTAATACCATAAATGGCATTGGTTAATAAGGTATCGGTCTGTACCGCAAATCCTTTAAATTCATCCTGAAATAGAGTTTTGTAAGTCGATACATTTTTATTTTCGTTAATAAAGTCAACTATGTTGCTGGCAAATTGATTATTGAGCCTTATCACAATGCTTTTTTGCTCTCCGGGCCACAATACCATGCTTTTAGTACCAAGCGGCTCGTCATTAAAATCAAAATGGTTAATGTTATTCAAATAGCTACTTTTATTCTTCTCAATTTTCTCGGTAAGTTGATGAACCTTGAAAGATACAGTAGAGGTGGTATCTCCAATACTGTATCC includes:
- a CDS encoding DUF4270 family protein — encoded protein: MSLITTLRKALPVVVFVLLTIGISSCDDGDLGVAKGFVRSNTYTALIDTVSINLSSIKADSVQTSGMNAGLVGYYNNPLIGGQKATCYFAITTPESFTWDNDKQIIDSIALIIKPSGYSIGDTTSTVSFKVHQLTEKIEKNKSSYLNNINHFDFNDEPLGTKSMVLWPGEQKSIVIRLNNQFASNIVDFINENKNVSTYKTLFQDEFKGFAVQTDTLLTNAIYGINTTSDTCKLRLYSHLTNLEKEKYTTDFSLESSTYQFTQIEESNLLDPWDQLTSSSIKLPENQTNNQCLIQNGNGYRIRIDFPYLNNLLEIKEQGRIVKANLILRPVMDYMKYSELPSTIYINEIDKINNIGDYLYNSSGETLTPTLIKDYLYNKNTYYSFDITSYLNERIEETIIDPDQGLAISFTDSNAGTQLDYMVMGGYYNPNYKSELRIYYYYYDIQE
- a CDS encoding TolC family protein, coding for MKIANTLLILFLSLSSIMAQQTETTNTWTLEKCINHALSQNIQVQQTLLNNLSNEVDVEQAKANKLPSLNAAVSYSASWSNNDNANSWESDYRDVQSNNYSLNSNVTLFNSGRLKNLVEQAKTDLEAGVYDSEAVKETISLNVLNAFMQVIFNQENVENARFQMEATQEQAQYAEERYNAGVVSKSDYLQVKSQLATEKSNLITAKSDLAIAKVNLMQMMLLPVSNDFEISYPELNEDINQNIIPDATEVYAISAEIRPSLKSAEYQMKSAEINERIAKAGYMPTLSANAGLSTGYSNALDETFTNQLNDRFTPNIGLTLSIPIFQNKQVKSSVAKARINYQTAELTQKDEQNTLRMNIEQVCVDVITSQYSYEANQEVFESNEESYALAEEKYKNGLMNSVDFIFEKNNLIQAQSTLLQAKYKLLFNYKILDFYKGQDITL